A window from Corynebacterium accolens encodes these proteins:
- the map gene encoding type I methionyl aminopeptidase has product MSTRGKLKPGKPTPIRPVPEDIERPEYVWKDEVQEAIGEPFVQSPEVIEKMREACKIAANALKEAGKAVKPGVTTDDVDRVAHEYMCDHGAYPSTLGYRGFPKGSCVSLNEIVCHGIPDTTVIEEGDIVNIDVTAYKNGVHGDNNATFLAGDVSEEHRLLVERTKEATMRGIKAAKPGREINVIGRVIESYAKRFGYNVVRDFTGHGVGPTFHNGLVVLHHDSTTYRDILEPGMTLTVEPMINLGSLDYDIWDDDWTVQNRDGKFTAQFEHTLVITDDGNEILTIPDED; this is encoded by the coding sequence ATGAGTACTCGTGGAAAATTGAAGCCAGGTAAACCAACCCCCATCCGGCCGGTGCCAGAAGATATCGAGCGCCCGGAATATGTGTGGAAAGACGAGGTACAAGAGGCCATCGGCGAGCCTTTTGTACAGTCCCCCGAAGTGATTGAGAAGATGCGGGAGGCCTGCAAGATCGCGGCCAACGCGCTGAAGGAAGCCGGCAAGGCCGTAAAGCCTGGCGTAACGACGGATGATGTCGACCGCGTGGCGCACGAGTATATGTGTGATCACGGCGCATACCCATCTACCTTGGGATACCGGGGATTTCCCAAGGGTAGCTGCGTTTCGCTGAATGAAATCGTCTGCCACGGCATTCCGGATACCACCGTGATTGAAGAAGGTGACATCGTCAATATCGATGTCACCGCTTATAAAAACGGCGTGCACGGCGATAATAACGCCACCTTCTTGGCCGGTGACGTATCAGAGGAGCACCGCCTATTAGTAGAGCGCACCAAAGAGGCAACGATGCGCGGCATTAAGGCCGCAAAGCCTGGCCGCGAGATTAACGTTATCGGCCGCGTTATCGAGTCATATGCCAAGCGCTTTGGTTATAACGTCGTGCGCGATTTCACCGGTCACGGTGTAGGACCCACCTTCCACAATGGGCTGGTGGTCTTGCACCACGATTCCACCACGTACCGCGACATCTTGGAACCGGGCATGACCTTGACGGTAGAGCCGATGATCAACCTGGGTTCGCTGGATTACGATATTTGGGATGATGACTGGACCGTGCAGAACCGGGACGGTAAGTTCACCGCCCAGTTCGAGCACACCTTGGTCATCACCGATGATGGCAATGAAATCCTGACCATCCCAGATGAGGATTAA